In Paenibacillus larvae subsp. larvae, the following proteins share a genomic window:
- a CDS encoding TetR/AcrR family transcriptional regulator: MQVALKRFATGGFHATKISDIVAEVGVAQGTFYWYFKSKEAIALELIQEGQAKLLEVIAQGYRRQAGTIQDMVHASEDLLTRLFQFAEANRYLMEMMLGGTSASEAVRKAIGDTRIAMENAFVLNIQRAKELGMLPDTIDPQVRAAFLMSLIEGVISRWLFSSPLPGNGIQQMSAQKLASETARFEFFGLLGI, translated from the coding sequence ATGCAAGTTGCCTTGAAGCGATTTGCGACCGGCGGTTTTCATGCTACGAAAATTTCAGATATAGTGGCAGAGGTTGGAGTAGCGCAGGGAACATTTTATTGGTACTTCAAAAGCAAGGAAGCTATTGCACTTGAGCTTATTCAAGAAGGACAGGCAAAACTGCTTGAGGTTATTGCTCAAGGCTATCGCCGGCAGGCAGGTACTATCCAGGACATGGTCCATGCTTCTGAAGACTTGTTAACCCGTTTATTCCAGTTTGCTGAAGCCAACCGTTATTTAATGGAAATGATGCTGGGAGGGACTTCAGCCAGTGAGGCAGTCCGGAAAGCCATAGGAGACACGCGTATTGCTATGGAGAATGCCTTTGTTCTAAATATTCAGCGGGCGAAGGAACTGGGAATGCTTCCGGATACGATAGATCCTCAGGTGAGGGCTGCTTTTCTGATGAGCCTGATTGAGGGCGTTATTTCACGCTGGCTGTTCAGTTCACCTTTGCCAGGGAACGGCATTCAGCAGATGAGTGCACAGAAACTAGCTTCTGAAACCGCGAGGTTTGAATTTTTTGGACTGTTAGGGATTTAA
- a CDS encoding NUDIX domain-containing protein: protein MQSVLLGEVNERREWELPGGRIEYGEQPEETVKREIREELGLEVTVIF from the coding sequence GTGCAGTCTGTATTATTAGGTGAAGTCAATGAACGGAGAGAATGGGAACTTCCAGGTGGAAGGATAGAATACGGAGAACAGCCGGAAGAAACAGTGAAGAGGGAAATCAGGGAGGAACTGGGTCTTGAGGTGACGGTCATTTTCTGA
- a CDS encoding RICIN domain-containing protein, which yields MENGWLLDHEDLVDQQITLVTGSINLIDQASHGTAVLGEVVGTDNEIGIIGASPKARPKVTSTTRANGVGSMVDAIVSAVHEMTPGDVLLLEMQVTPGGVLVPIEYDQDKFDAIKYAVNKGITVVEAGANGSVNLDTFTKDGKYIFNRNSPDFKDSGAIMVGAGSSDTSHNRLWFSNYGSRIDVYAWGQNVTTTTSNDKYPSIKNLYTDGFNGTSSASPIIAGAAVNLQGIAKAKLGKPFTPKEVRDLLSDQETGTPSNNPSSDKIGVMPDLKAILNKLGFTPATSIVLQATDIQTDRVTLKWSPYDFDENQEPKYNVYCNGVLVQGVFDPFTTINHLQPNTEYTFKIAAADDNWNVLQFSNEIKVKTKQNEEELNEVQIVTALNDTSVVDLNRSDSEVTLWSNHGGDNQKWKFVYDRDAYQIKSVSDKNLVLAWNAIPNSKQVFATPNEYKEEHYWILEATRDGYYIIKNKKDPTLVLDVADYETENGSKIIVYKQNNGKNQKFKLRKV from the coding sequence ATGGAAAATGGTTGGCTGCTGGATCATGAAGATCTAGTCGATCAGCAAATTACGCTCGTTACAGGCAGTATTAACCTTATTGACCAAGCAAGCCACGGTACTGCTGTTTTAGGAGAAGTTGTAGGAACTGATAATGAAATAGGTATTATTGGAGCTTCACCAAAAGCACGACCAAAAGTAACATCTACAACAAGAGCCAATGGCGTAGGAAGCATGGTCGATGCCATTGTAAGTGCAGTGCATGAGATGACCCCTGGGGATGTTCTTCTACTGGAAATGCAAGTTACGCCAGGAGGTGTCTTGGTTCCAATAGAATATGATCAAGATAAATTTGATGCCATTAAATATGCGGTAAATAAAGGTATTACAGTTGTGGAAGCAGGAGCAAATGGAAGTGTAAACCTGGATACTTTTACAAAGGACGGGAAGTATATTTTCAATCGAAACAGCCCAGATTTTAAAGATTCCGGTGCCATTATGGTAGGTGCAGGATCATCAGATACTTCTCATAATCGTTTATGGTTCTCTAATTACGGTAGCCGAATTGATGTGTATGCATGGGGTCAAAATGTAACCACCACAACCTCCAATGATAAGTATCCAAGTATAAAAAATTTATACACGGATGGCTTTAATGGAACCTCCAGTGCCTCTCCCATCATTGCAGGAGCAGCAGTGAACCTACAAGGGATTGCAAAAGCAAAGTTAGGAAAACCATTCACACCCAAGGAGGTAAGAGACCTGTTAAGTGACCAAGAAACAGGGACGCCATCGAATAACCCGTCTTCTGACAAAATAGGGGTTATGCCTGATCTAAAAGCGATTTTAAATAAATTAGGATTTACCCCAGCAACCTCAATAGTTTTACAAGCGACAGACATCCAAACCGATCGTGTGACTTTAAAGTGGAGTCCTTATGATTTTGATGAGAATCAAGAGCCAAAATATAACGTGTATTGCAATGGTGTTTTAGTACAAGGAGTTTTTGATCCGTTTACTACAATAAATCATTTACAACCCAATACCGAGTACACATTTAAAATTGCAGCTGCTGACGACAATTGGAACGTTTTGCAATTTAGTAATGAAATCAAGGTAAAAACAAAGCAAAATGAAGAAGAACTTAATGAAGTACAAATTGTAACTGCTTTAAATGATACAAGTGTTGTAGATTTAAATAGAAGTGATAGTGAGGTTACACTATGGAGTAATCATGGTGGGGATAATCAAAAATGGAAATTTGTATATGATAGAGATGCCTATCAAATAAAAAGTGTAAGTGATAAAAATCTAGTACTGGCTTGGAATGCTATCCCAAATTCCAAACAGGTTTTTGCTACACCTAATGAATATAAAGAAGAGCATTATTGGATCCTGGAAGCTACACGGGACGGCTATTACATTATTAAAAATAAAAAAGATCCGACTTTAGTATTGGATGTAGCAGATTATGAAACAGAAAATGGTTCAAAGATTATTGTATATAAACAAAATAATGGTAAAAATCAAAAATTTAAATTGAGAAAAGTATAA
- a CDS encoding N-acetylmuramoyl-L-alanine amidase — translation MKHEYLTASKWLRLVTIPFLVLVLCLSTASVYRGAVSAAKPDQRYKPGPLYQYFVTASETYQVPLKLLLAVGYAETRWDDHGGLPSQMNSFGIMHLADNPENQTLLQASRLLDTSPSVLQKDKEQNILGAAAVLADIAKDEHGGKLPASLADWYTATAKYSSIVDKRLAREYADEIYRIMNRGVSLVIDDSDMFIQPIAVIPNRGEYESVQDNSFSVLSTDYPEAHWVPAYSGNYRTADRPSDGDITQMVRDKDIAYHAREANSYSIGIEHEGYIDNPSWYTDTMYRSSAKLTPYLCDKYGIPKDRAHIQGHPEIPGNDHTDPGPNWDWNYYMSLVNPSTVSVTVDNATSGRFTASSNWGTSNWSAQRYGADYAFAAPNMQISDVAWFKVNVPSAGTYNVYAWWPANSGYNPSTPFIIKTTIGNQTVRVDQTQNGGKWNHIGAFTLSAGDENLIGVSRWTSAAGYVLADL, via the coding sequence ATGAAACATGAATATTTAACCGCCAGCAAATGGTTAAGACTGGTAACCATTCCTTTTTTGGTTCTTGTTCTTTGTTTGTCAACTGCTTCGGTTTACCGCGGAGCTGTTTCAGCCGCCAAGCCTGATCAGCGTTACAAGCCGGGGCCGCTGTATCAGTATTTTGTAACTGCCTCAGAAACTTATCAGGTTCCTCTTAAACTTCTTCTGGCTGTGGGTTATGCAGAAACGAGGTGGGACGATCATGGCGGACTTCCAAGTCAAATGAACAGCTTCGGAATCATGCATCTGGCCGATAATCCGGAGAATCAGACTCTCTTGCAAGCAAGCCGCTTGCTGGACACTTCCCCATCTGTTCTTCAAAAGGATAAGGAGCAGAATATCCTTGGTGCAGCAGCTGTGCTTGCGGATATCGCCAAAGACGAACATGGGGGTAAGCTGCCCGCCTCACTTGCCGACTGGTACACTGCAACCGCAAAATACAGTAGTATTGTTGACAAACGATTAGCAAGGGAATATGCCGATGAAATATACCGTATCATGAACCGGGGCGTCTCTCTTGTGATAGATGATTCAGATATGTTCATTCAGCCCATTGCCGTAATACCAAACCGCGGAGAATATGAATCCGTTCAGGATAACAGCTTTTCTGTCTTGTCTACGGATTATCCAGAAGCGCACTGGGTACCGGCATACAGTGGAAATTACCGAACAGCAGATCGGCCTTCTGACGGGGATATTACCCAAATGGTGCGAGATAAAGACATTGCCTATCACGCCAGAGAAGCCAACTCTTATTCCATTGGAATAGAACACGAAGGATATATTGATAATCCCTCTTGGTATACGGATACCATGTACCGTTCCTCTGCTAAACTGACTCCTTATTTGTGCGACAAATACGGCATACCTAAAGACCGTGCCCACATTCAGGGACACCCTGAAATTCCCGGAAATGACCATACTGATCCTGGACCTAATTGGGATTGGAATTATTACATGTCTTTAGTTAATCCGTCCACGGTATCAGTTACAGTCGATAACGCCACGTCCGGGCGCTTTACTGCCAGCTCCAATTGGGGCACTTCAAACTGGAGTGCACAACGTTACGGTGCTGATTATGCATTTGCTGCTCCTAATATGCAAATCAGTGATGTCGCCTGGTTTAAAGTCAATGTTCCATCAGCCGGTACTTATAACGTTTATGCCTGGTGGCCGGCAAACAGCGGATATAACCCTTCCACCCCTTTTATTATCAAGACAACTATCGGTAATCAGACCGTCCGGGTTGACCAGACACAGAACGGCGGCAAATGGAACCACATCGGTGCATTTACCTTGTCAGCAGGAGACGAGAACTTGATCGGAGTATCGAGATGGACATCGGCGGCTGGATACGTATTGGCAGATCTGTGA
- a CDS encoding substrate-binding periplasmic protein, which yields MKNKPRKSLILVLAAFLLVALALSGCGSSARDQAGSTPGVSDNTGNKNSRTLEQIKQSGVLKVGIMGIYAPYNFLNDKKEMDGFDADIAKEIAKKMGLKAEFVSQEFSGMIAGLQAGKFDTVISQMTITEDRQKQMDFTEPYITNQVKVIVKQDNNSITKLEDFKGKNIGVGLGTNDEAYLRNEALPKVGNFTIKTYDDVITSLQDLNNGRIDATINNMYALKPIVEKNGFKIKVVGEAVKSDKAAIAVTKGNTELRDALNQALKDLKADGTYKTIFTKWFGEEPPAE from the coding sequence ATGAAAAATAAACCAAGAAAATCGCTTATCCTAGTTCTTGCCGCCTTTTTGCTGGTTGCATTGGCACTTAGCGGATGCGGGTCTTCAGCCAGGGATCAGGCAGGCAGTACTCCGGGGGTTTCTGACAATACAGGAAATAAAAACAGCAGAACGCTGGAACAAATTAAGCAATCCGGTGTGCTGAAGGTCGGAATTATGGGAATTTATGCACCGTATAACTTTTTGAACGATAAAAAGGAAATGGATGGTTTTGATGCTGATATAGCCAAAGAAATCGCGAAAAAAATGGGTCTTAAAGCGGAGTTTGTCAGCCAGGAATTTTCCGGGATGATCGCCGGTTTACAGGCAGGGAAGTTCGATACGGTTATCAGCCAGATGACCATAACGGAAGATCGCCAAAAGCAAATGGACTTTACTGAACCCTATATTACCAATCAGGTGAAAGTCATTGTGAAACAGGACAACAACAGCATTACCAAACTGGAAGATTTCAAAGGCAAAAATATTGGGGTTGGACTTGGCACAAATGACGAGGCTTATCTCCGCAATGAGGCACTGCCTAAAGTAGGGAACTTCACTATTAAGACTTACGATGATGTCATTACTTCCCTGCAGGATCTGAACAACGGAAGAATTGATGCAACCATTAACAATATGTATGCTCTGAAACCAATCGTAGAAAAGAACGGATTTAAGATAAAAGTCGTTGGAGAGGCAGTCAAATCAGATAAGGCCGCTATTGCAGTGACCAAAGGGAATACGGAGCTGCGGGATGCCCTGAATCAGGCACTAAAAGATTTGAAAGCTGACGGGACTTATAAAACTATTTTCACAAAATGGTTTGGTGAAGAACCTCCGGCTGAATAA
- a CDS encoding YjcZ family sporulation protein produces the protein MSSSCGGYGGSCYGGLFTNTGAILVLFILLVIVSRTFLY, from the coding sequence GTGAGCTCATCTTGTGGAGGATACGGCGGTTCATGTTACGGAGGGTTGTTCACGAATACAGGAGCTATTTTAGTCCTGTTCATTTTATTGGTTATTGTTTCTCGGACCTTTTTGTATTAA